A genome region from Methylobacterium sp. FF17 includes the following:
- a CDS encoding transglycosylase domain-containing protein, which produces MRLPKATSITTRIKRAALGFDAWVNASLYDSGRSAGETYERFQERMNVFAVRGWKRVALDLTSEGVTIGTAGAVLMLALAQSAFNQTSDNWLKAQDLAVTFLDRYGTEVGRRGIKHDDSLKLDDFPDIMIKALVSTEDRRFYEHWGIDPIGTARALVSNSRGGGNTQGGSSITQQLAKNLFLTNERSLERKINEAFLALWLESHLSKNEILKLYLDRAYMGGGTFGAVAAADYYFGKPLKDITLAEAAMLAGLFKAPTKYAPHVNLPAARARAADVLHNMVEAGFVTEGQIQTALRNPATPVTRTRDITADYYLDWAFGEIKQMADAGRFRSDRVLTVKTPLDLTIQRRADEVVQGTLRRLGDQYEVDEAAMVILDPDGALRAMVGGADYGESQFNRATDALRQPGSSFKPYVYAAGLAAGLYRPDTRVVDRPVCIGNWCPQNYGRSFSGATSLTVAVAKSINTIPIQVSIALGKAMGISHEARAAAAGRKKIIETAHAMGITTQLTDSVSLPIGSAEVNVIDQAAGYAVFANGGRKAKPYAAMEVKNSSGEVIYRHADERVEQVLSTQVVGDMNFMLTKVVEEGTGKRAALEGIKVAGKSGTTNAYRDAWFVGYTGNYVGAVWFGNDDHTSTNKMTGGSLPAMAWHDVMEVAHQGIELKPMPGLKDPGRAVAQSGPSAAPVNAAASAAGKLSRRSFEVIGAMNGLFRQVEKASEKAVEKSSAFRPARVPGAVADGTRAVDGRIGTP; this is translated from the coding sequence GTGCGCCTGCCCAAAGCGACCTCGATCACCACGCGCATCAAGCGTGCCGCCCTCGGCTTCGACGCCTGGGTGAATGCGAGCCTGTACGACAGTGGCCGCTCGGCGGGAGAGACCTACGAGCGCTTTCAAGAGCGCATGAACGTCTTCGCCGTGCGCGGCTGGAAACGCGTCGCCCTCGACCTGACCAGCGAAGGCGTGACGATCGGGACCGCCGGCGCCGTGCTGATGCTGGCGCTCGCCCAATCCGCCTTCAACCAGACCAGCGACAACTGGCTGAAGGCCCAGGATCTGGCGGTGACCTTCCTCGACCGCTACGGCACCGAGGTCGGACGGCGGGGCATCAAGCACGACGACTCGCTCAAGCTCGACGACTTCCCCGACATCATGATCAAGGCCCTGGTCTCGACGGAGGACCGGCGCTTCTACGAGCATTGGGGCATCGACCCGATCGGCACGGCGCGCGCGCTTGTCTCGAACTCGCGCGGCGGCGGCAACACCCAGGGCGGCTCCTCGATCACGCAGCAGCTCGCCAAGAACCTGTTCCTCACCAACGAGCGCTCCCTCGAGCGCAAGATCAACGAGGCGTTCCTGGCCCTCTGGCTCGAGAGCCACCTCAGCAAGAACGAGATCCTGAAGCTCTACCTCGACCGGGCCTATATGGGCGGCGGCACCTTCGGCGCCGTGGCGGCGGCGGACTACTATTTCGGCAAGCCGCTCAAGGACATCACCCTGGCGGAGGCCGCGATGCTCGCCGGCCTGTTCAAGGCGCCGACGAAGTACGCCCCCCACGTGAACCTGCCGGCGGCGCGCGCCCGCGCGGCCGACGTGCTGCACAACATGGTGGAGGCCGGCTTCGTCACGGAGGGGCAGATCCAGACGGCCCTGCGCAACCCCGCGACCCCCGTGACCCGCACCCGCGACATCACGGCCGATTACTACCTCGACTGGGCGTTCGGCGAGATCAAGCAGATGGCCGATGCGGGGCGCTTCCGCAGCGACCGGGTGCTCACCGTAAAGACGCCCCTCGACCTCACCATCCAGCGCCGGGCCGACGAGGTGGTGCAGGGGACCCTGCGCCGCCTCGGCGACCAGTACGAGGTGGACGAGGCCGCAATGGTGATCCTCGATCCGGACGGGGCGCTGCGCGCGATGGTCGGCGGCGCCGATTACGGCGAGAGCCAGTTCAACCGCGCCACCGATGCGCTCCGCCAGCCCGGCTCGTCGTTCAAGCCCTACGTCTATGCCGCCGGGCTCGCGGCCGGCCTCTACCGGCCCGATACCCGCGTGGTCGACCGGCCTGTCTGCATCGGCAACTGGTGTCCGCAGAATTACGGGCGCTCCTTCTCGGGGGCGACCAGCCTCACCGTGGCGGTGGCCAAATCCATCAACACCATCCCGATCCAGGTCTCGATCGCGCTGGGCAAGGCCATGGGCATCTCGCACGAGGCCCGGGCGGCGGCGGCTGGGCGCAAGAAGATCATCGAGACGGCGCATGCCATGGGCATCACCACGCAGCTGACCGACTCGGTCTCGCTTCCCATCGGCTCGGCCGAGGTGAACGTCATCGATCAGGCCGCCGGCTACGCCGTGTTCGCCAATGGTGGGCGCAAGGCCAAGCCCTACGCGGCGATGGAGGTGAAGAACTCGTCCGGCGAGGTGATCTACCGCCACGCCGACGAGCGGGTGGAACAGGTGCTTTCCACCCAGGTGGTCGGGGACATGAACTTCATGCTCACCAAGGTGGTGGAGGAGGGCACGGGCAAGCGCGCGGCCCTGGAAGGCATCAAGGTGGCAGGCAAGTCCGGCACCACGAACGCCTATCGCGACGCCTGGTTCGTCGGCTACACGGGCAATTACGTCGGCGCCGTCTGGTTCGGGAACGACGACCACACCTCCACCAACAAGATGACCGGCGGATCGCTGCCCGCCATGGCTTGGCACGACGTGATGGAGGTCGCTCACCAGGGTATCGAGCTCAAACCGATGCCCGGCCTCAAGGATCCGGGTCGTGCGGTGGCCCAGTCGGGGCCGAGTGCCGCGCCCGTCAATGCAGCGGCGAGTGCGGCCGGCAAGCTCTCGCGGCGCTCCTTCGAGGTCATCGGTGCGATGAACGGCCTGTTCCGTCAGGTGGAGAAGGCCTCCGAAAAGGCCGTCGAGAAATCCTCCGCGTTCCGTCCGGCGCGCGTGCCGGGCGCCGTCGCGGACGGGACGCGGGCGGTCGACGGCCGCATCGGCACGCCGTAA
- a CDS encoding DUF1214 domain-containing protein, whose product MAAALRGGIRRASTVTLVLYALALGAGIGLATADYATRGGYPFGGVRVGAWTAWPRVGAPGADPYARAVNARRGEIPLTIGEGMLLTADQDDAGRPLDAACSYTVAGVTPPARAWTVTVAGRGVRDPGSVLTRVGFTATEILRETDGRFVIALSPDVQPGNWLPMPRARGPVRLALRLYDTPVAASAGNLDRSAVPAITRTGCAA is encoded by the coding sequence GTGGCCGCTGCCCTGCGCGGTGGAATCCGGCGGGCCTCGACCGTCACGCTGGTCCTCTACGCCCTGGCGCTGGGCGCCGGGATCGGACTTGCCACCGCCGATTACGCCACCCGGGGCGGCTATCCCTTCGGGGGCGTGCGAGTGGGCGCCTGGACGGCCTGGCCCCGGGTCGGGGCGCCCGGCGCCGACCCTTATGCCCGCGCGGTCAATGCCCGGCGGGGCGAGATCCCCCTGACGATCGGAGAGGGCATGCTGCTCACCGCCGACCAGGACGATGCCGGCCGGCCGCTGGATGCGGCCTGCTCCTACACGGTGGCGGGCGTGACGCCCCCCGCCCGGGCCTGGACCGTGACGGTGGCGGGGCGGGGTGTCCGCGATCCGGGCTCCGTGCTGACGCGCGTAGGGTTCACTGCCACCGAGATCCTGCGCGAGACCGACGGTCGCTTCGTGATCGCGCTCTCGCCCGATGTGCAGCCGGGCAACTGGTTGCCGATGCCGCGCGCTCGGGGCCCCGTGCGCCTGGCCCTGCGCCTCTACGACACCCCCGTGGCGGCGAGCGCGGGCAACCTCGACCGCTCGGCCGTCCCGGCCATCACCCGCACCGGATGCGCCGCATGA
- a CDS encoding DUF1254 domain-containing protein has protein sequence MSPRGRFLLATLSGLVLAGLVHVGVVLLIPRLSEADALSRARSSESLDHPMPVSTVAGGEAPAAEDGLSIPDPAVAVGLCAYDLTEGPMRVSARTGPLMMSLAVHGRRGAFYAVTDQAAVRGALDLVVLTRTQYDEALANADEDEVSHDVRIVAPDTRGYVVVRVIAGLPSQRPAADAAVQAVSCTVDSPADEAKPGG, from the coding sequence ATGAGCCCACGCGGACGCTTTCTCCTGGCGACCCTGTCGGGACTGGTGCTTGCCGGCCTCGTCCATGTGGGCGTGGTCCTGCTGATCCCGCGCCTGTCGGAGGCCGATGCCCTGTCGCGGGCACGCTCCAGCGAATCGCTCGACCATCCGATGCCGGTGAGCACCGTGGCCGGCGGCGAGGCACCCGCCGCCGAGGATGGGCTTTCGATTCCCGACCCCGCCGTGGCGGTGGGGCTCTGCGCCTACGACCTCACCGAGGGCCCGATGCGGGTCTCCGCCCGCACGGGTCCGCTCATGATGTCGCTGGCCGTGCACGGGCGCCGGGGCGCCTTCTACGCGGTGACCGACCAGGCGGCGGTGCGTGGCGCCCTCGACCTCGTGGTGCTCACCCGCACCCAGTACGACGAGGCGCTGGCCAATGCCGACGAGGACGAGGTCAGCCATGACGTCCGCATCGTTGCGCCCGACACCCGGGGCTACGTGGTGGTGCGGGTGATCGCGGGGTTGCCGAGCCAGCGCCCGGCCGCCGACGCGGCGGTCCAGGCCGTTTCCTGTACCGTCGACAGCCCGGCCGACGAGGCCAAGCCCGGCGGCTGA